One segment of Fundidesulfovibrio soli DNA contains the following:
- a CDS encoding GGDEF domain-containing protein, giving the protein MNGLLRDPGELDEEAAFRHMDFLPLGILVLDQGMRVRFFNSCLEFWSGLRRDKVLGRRVQEVFPNLERGTVLSRLEDIFLGGPPAVFSYHLHNHLIPSPLPDGSLRLQHGVAYGVKGQDGDVERVILSLQDVTELHNRLRDNLRITRELENEIENRKAMEAKLIELATKDHLTRLDNRRAFFDRLDAEIRRSRRTGNPLALIAMDLDRFKSINDRFGHQVGDDVLRNFAEAASQGLRASDVLARTGGEEFFIILPSACSGDAARVAERIRKSVEAGTHLTDNGDEVRYTVSLGVASLHESMDMYALLYRADQALYAAKAGGRNRVHVDSGAPEPSPPQA; this is encoded by the coding sequence GTGAACGGCCTTCTGCGCGACCCCGGGGAGCTCGACGAGGAAGCGGCCTTCCGGCACATGGACTTCCTGCCCCTGGGCATCCTCGTGCTCGACCAGGGCATGCGCGTCCGCTTCTTCAATTCCTGCCTGGAGTTCTGGTCCGGCCTGCGCAGGGACAAGGTGCTCGGCCGCCGGGTGCAGGAGGTCTTCCCCAACCTGGAGCGGGGCACGGTGCTGTCCCGCCTGGAGGACATCTTCCTGGGCGGGCCTCCGGCCGTGTTCTCCTACCACCTGCACAACCACCTGATCCCCTCCCCCCTGCCCGACGGGAGCCTGCGGCTCCAGCACGGGGTGGCCTACGGCGTGAAGGGGCAGGACGGAGACGTGGAGCGGGTGATCCTCTCCCTGCAGGACGTCACTGAGCTGCACAACCGCCTGCGCGACAACCTGCGCATCACCAGGGAGCTGGAAAACGAGATCGAGAACCGCAAGGCCATGGAGGCCAAGCTCATCGAGCTGGCCACCAAGGACCACCTGACCAGGCTGGACAACCGCCGGGCCTTCTTCGACCGGCTGGACGCCGAGATCCGCCGGTCCCGGCGAACGGGCAACCCCCTGGCGCTCATCGCCATGGACCTGGACCGCTTCAAGTCCATCAACGACCGCTTCGGCCACCAGGTGGGCGACGACGTGCTCAGGAATTTCGCGGAGGCGGCCTCGCAGGGTCTGCGGGCCTCGGACGTGCTGGCGCGCACCGGCGGCGAGGAGTTCTTCATCATCCTGCCCTCCGCCTGCAGCGGGGACGCCGCCCGGGTGGCCGAGCGCATCAGGAAGTCGGTGGAGGCGGGCACGCACTTAACGGACAACGGCGACGAGGTGCGCTACACCGTGAGCCTGGGCGTGGCCAGCCTGCACGAGAGCATGGACATGTACGCCCTGCTCTACCGGGCGGACCAGGCCCTCTACGCGGCAAAAGCCGGCGGGCGTAACCGCGTCCATGTGGATTCCGGCGCGCCGGAGCCTTCCCCGCCGCAAGCCTGA
- a CDS encoding putative transporter — translation MSWFTQLFLAHGAAQAVVVLGLAVVLGLALGQVRVCGIRLGVGGVLFSGLALGHFGLSLEHEVLEYAREFGLILFVYSIGMQVGPGFADSLRRRGFRLNAVATLIVLLGVAVTVCFAVYGGIPLPYAVGLFSGGTTNTPSLAAASQAFKEVAPALAEQAVGQAGLGYAVAYPFGIFGIILVMLLIRALFRIDPAEELRQMQEQALALSPPLETMTLEVANPNLEGLALGSVPGLAEMGVAISRTMLAGQVSAAAPGTVLRSGMLLHAVGRPADLEKLRVLVGPRSETDLPQVPGPLAIGRFVVSRRDVLGRSVPELALSQRYGVTVTRVTRAGTELAPGPELPLHMGDTVQCVGQPEQLAAAEAVLGNSAKELEHPQVLPIFLGILLGTVVGAIPVALPGLPSGIKLGVAGGPLLVSILLSRLHHFGGMVWYMPASANLVLREVGICLFLACVGLKAGDRFVGAITSGDGLYWMFAGACITFLPLLVAGLIGRIFLKCNYASMCGLFAGSMTDPPALAFAGQMLGSDAPAAVYATVYPLVMILRILAGQLLVLLLASSL, via the coding sequence ATGAGCTGGTTCACCCAATTGTTTCTCGCCCACGGCGCGGCCCAGGCCGTGGTCGTTCTCGGCCTGGCGGTGGTGCTTGGCCTGGCCCTGGGGCAGGTGCGCGTCTGCGGCATCCGCCTGGGCGTGGGCGGCGTTCTTTTCAGCGGCCTGGCCCTGGGCCACTTCGGCCTGTCCCTTGAGCACGAGGTGCTGGAATACGCCCGCGAGTTCGGCCTGATCCTCTTCGTCTACTCCATCGGGATGCAGGTGGGCCCCGGCTTCGCGGACTCGCTGCGCCGCAGGGGCTTCCGCCTCAACGCGGTGGCCACCCTGATCGTGCTGCTGGGGGTGGCCGTCACCGTCTGTTTCGCGGTCTACGGGGGCATCCCCCTGCCTTACGCCGTTGGCCTGTTCAGCGGGGGCACCACCAACACCCCTTCCCTGGCGGCGGCCTCCCAGGCCTTCAAGGAGGTGGCCCCCGCACTGGCCGAGCAGGCCGTGGGGCAGGCCGGGCTGGGCTACGCCGTGGCCTACCCCTTCGGCATCTTCGGCATCATCCTGGTGATGCTGCTCATCCGCGCCCTGTTCCGCATCGACCCCGCCGAGGAGCTGCGCCAGATGCAGGAGCAGGCCCTGGCCCTCTCCCCGCCGCTTGAGACCATGACCCTGGAGGTGGCCAACCCCAACCTGGAGGGGCTGGCCCTGGGCTCCGTGCCCGGCCTGGCGGAGATGGGCGTCGCCATCTCCCGAACCATGCTCGCGGGTCAGGTGAGCGCGGCCGCCCCCGGCACGGTGCTGCGCTCCGGGATGCTGCTGCACGCCGTGGGCCGCCCGGCCGACCTGGAAAAGCTGCGGGTGCTCGTGGGGCCGCGCTCCGAGACGGATCTGCCCCAGGTTCCCGGCCCCCTGGCCATCGGGCGCTTCGTGGTCTCCCGCCGGGATGTGCTCGGCCGCAGCGTGCCGGAGCTGGCCCTGTCGCAGCGGTACGGCGTCACCGTGACCCGCGTCACCCGCGCGGGCACGGAGCTGGCCCCCGGGCCGGAGCTGCCCCTGCACATGGGCGACACGGTGCAGTGCGTGGGCCAACCGGAGCAGCTCGCCGCTGCCGAAGCGGTGCTTGGCAACTCCGCCAAGGAGCTGGAGCACCCCCAGGTGCTGCCCATCTTCCTGGGCATCCTGCTGGGCACGGTGGTGGGCGCCATCCCCGTGGCGCTTCCGGGCCTGCCCTCGGGCATCAAGCTGGGCGTGGCGGGCGGGCCGCTGCTGGTCTCCATCCTTTTGTCTCGCCTGCACCACTTCGGGGGCATGGTCTGGTACATGCCCGCCAGCGCCAACCTGGTCCTGCGGGAGGTAGGCATCTGCCTGTTCCTGGCCTGCGTGGGGCTCAAGGCCGGGGACCGCTTCGTGGGCGCGATCACCAGCGGGGACGGCCTCTACTGGATGTTCGCCGGGGCCTGCATCACCTTCCTGCCGCTGCTCGTGGCCGGGCTCATCGGGCGCATCTTCCTCAAGTGCAACTACGCCTCCATGTGCGGGCTCTTCGCGGGCAGCATGACCGATCCCCCGGCCCTGGCCTTCGCCGGGCAGATGCTCGGCAGCGACGCCCCGGCCGCGGTGTACGCCACTGTGTACCCCCTGGTGATGATCCTGCGCATCCTGGCGGGCCAGCTGCTGGTGCTCCTGCTGGCTTCCAGCCTCTGA
- the ybgF gene encoding tol-pal system protein YbgF: MNRIIPAALLLCALSACAPARSVDDQQMAQANAVADINAIKSKQQETRMRLEELESRLGDRGDANSLQDLNARVSRLEETVARIAATLGVDTGARAPSAPPQGAYPSPGYPSGPSVAPSAPPTGAYQSGPSGGRYPDTYQGGYVAPSGNPGYRSGTPAYDDEDRPPNLPPASGRYQEPTTTDPAEAVYNMAMESFNQRDYERANSLYSELLKSYPNSRQAPGALFWQAEINFQQGDFARSALLCQDLIQKYPSSTMVPAAMLKQGLAFRKLNKNQAAKILFQDVVQRYPNSPEARSAQIQLREIK, translated from the coding sequence ATGAACCGTATCATTCCCGCCGCCCTGCTGCTGTGCGCCCTGTCCGCCTGCGCCCCGGCGCGGTCGGTGGACGATCAGCAGATGGCCCAGGCCAACGCCGTTGCCGACATAAACGCCATCAAGTCCAAACAGCAGGAGACCAGGATGCGCCTGGAGGAGCTGGAATCCCGCCTGGGCGACCGTGGCGACGCCAACTCCCTGCAGGACCTGAACGCCCGCGTCTCCCGCCTGGAGGAGACCGTGGCGCGCATCGCCGCCACCCTGGGCGTGGACACGGGCGCACGCGCCCCGTCGGCCCCGCCCCAGGGGGCCTATCCCTCGCCCGGCTATCCCTCCGGGCCTTCCGTGGCCCCCTCGGCCCCGCCTACCGGGGCGTATCAGAGCGGTCCCTCCGGTGGCAGATACCCCGACACCTACCAGGGCGGCTACGTCGCCCCGTCCGGCAACCCGGGCTACCGCTCCGGCACCCCGGCCTACGACGACGAGGACAGGCCCCCCAACCTGCCGCCGGCCTCCGGCCGCTATCAGGAGCCAACCACCACGGACCCGGCCGAGGCGGTCTACAACATGGCCATGGAGAGCTTCAACCAGCGCGACTACGAGCGGGCCAACAGCCTCTATTCCGAGCTGCTCAAGAGCTACCCCAACTCCAGGCAGGCCCCGGGCGCGCTGTTCTGGCAGGCCGAGATCAACTTCCAGCAGGGCGACTTCGCCCGCTCCGCCCTGCTCTGCCAGGACCTGATCCAGAAGTATCCCAGCAGCACCATGGTCCCGGCGGCCATGCTCAAGCAGGGCCTGGCCTTCCGCAAGCTGAACAAGAACCAGGCGGCCAAGATCCTCTTCCAGGACGTGGTCCAGCGCTACCCCAACAGCCCGGAGGCCCGCAGCGCCCAGATCCAGCTGCGCGAGATCAAGTAG
- a CDS encoding chemotaxis protein CheC, giving the protein MNLTPIQHDVLRELINIGIGKAAGLINQMVKAHVQLDIPEILAWDSQDFGDFLAQRGETPLSSVRLGFKGGFSGWAGLLFPKSSANWLVNQLVGGGFDTTTMDMDSLYVGTIQEVGNIVLNGVMGAIVNVLGLRVDYFPPDYQETSLRRLFTPQLDQRNMVLLIKTRLALESGVVEGEIIIIFQVATFENLLASIDAIIERGTLS; this is encoded by the coding sequence GTGAATCTCACCCCCATCCAGCACGACGTCCTCAGGGAGTTGATCAACATCGGCATCGGCAAGGCTGCCGGGCTGATCAACCAGATGGTCAAGGCCCACGTGCAGCTGGACATCCCCGAGATTCTGGCCTGGGACTCGCAGGACTTCGGAGACTTCCTGGCCCAGCGCGGAGAGACCCCCCTCTCCTCGGTTCGGCTGGGCTTCAAGGGCGGCTTCAGCGGCTGGGCCGGGCTGCTCTTCCCCAAATCCAGCGCCAACTGGCTGGTGAACCAGCTGGTGGGCGGCGGCTTCGACACCACCACGATGGACATGGACTCGCTCTACGTGGGCACCATCCAGGAGGTGGGCAACATCGTGCTCAACGGCGTGATGGGGGCCATCGTCAATGTGCTGGGCCTGCGGGTGGACTACTTCCCCCCCGATTACCAGGAAACCAGCCTGCGGCGTCTCTTCACGCCGCAGCTCGACCAGCGCAACATGGTGCTCCTGATCAAGACCCGCCTCGCCCTGGAGTCGGGCGTGGTGGAAGGAGAAATCATCATCATCTTCCAGGTGGCCACCTTCGAGAACCTCCTGGCTTCGATCGACGCCATCATCGAGCGCGGGACCCTCTCGTGA
- a CDS encoding rhodanese-like domain-containing protein has translation MIATLYSTGQLNAPLGFAAALAIGFCFGLCLEKAGFGSSRRLAGVFYFTDMSVVKVMFSALITAALGLVAAQKLGIVAQDDLFLMPTILGAHAAGGALFGLGFAMGGWCPGTAAVGLGSGRMDALVFLTGVVLGSIGFNEAYPWVAPLAGYGSRGVVFLHQSLDITRDQLVLALTVGAVVMFWISEIIERGPAIGRPGVSRVFLAVFSILLCLAAVVALNLPRLNLAPGSGPALTASRAPAQPAPAAAPQGQAQNGQAASPEAQLLAAMASGKDHIEPEELARRLMAGEQGLTLVDIRSKAEFDAFHLKGAVNIPVQQLPEELASKRGHGIIVLYSNGMTHPAQARDALARLGFGNVYLLTDGLRGFFERVLKPASLRDGPVSAEQAKAITAARSFFLPAEIAAPSGAAAAGVLQAPAVLPALVEPAWLAANLGKPGLKVIDLRPQPQYNGGHIPGSFALNVESLRGNLAGLPSMLLPAPMLAQHFAQMGIGARDLVVIVTGEAPIDATLVAVALERLGHKRYAILQGGMKAWSAANLPKDTQLPTATATAIRPHAPEGPDGFTVTGREVQAAMAGGKTIILDVRPADYFAGTKSDEARPGHIPGAVNRPFTEDQAKSGEATVIKPREELEKAYAAIIPSKDQAVIVHCRTGHQASQTWWVLTRLLGYTNVKYYDAGWTEWSARPEWPAVTSPKPQAPSQAQGQQQGQQQGQEQQAPAQGQAQPQSQEKKP, from the coding sequence ATGATCGCCACCCTCTACTCCACCGGGCAGTTGAACGCCCCCCTGGGCTTCGCCGCCGCCCTGGCCATCGGGTTCTGCTTCGGCCTGTGCCTGGAGAAGGCCGGTTTCGGCAGCTCCCGCAGGCTGGCCGGGGTGTTCTACTTCACGGACATGTCCGTGGTGAAGGTCATGTTCTCGGCCCTCATCACCGCCGCGCTTGGCCTGGTGGCCGCGCAGAAGCTCGGCATCGTGGCCCAGGACGACCTCTTCCTCATGCCCACCATCCTCGGGGCCCACGCCGCCGGGGGCGCGCTCTTCGGCCTTGGCTTCGCCATGGGCGGCTGGTGCCCGGGCACTGCCGCCGTGGGCCTGGGCTCCGGCAGGATGGACGCCCTGGTGTTCCTGACGGGCGTCGTGCTGGGCTCCATCGGCTTCAACGAGGCCTACCCCTGGGTGGCCCCCCTGGCGGGCTACGGCTCGCGCGGGGTGGTCTTCCTGCACCAGTCGCTGGACATCACCCGCGACCAGCTGGTGCTGGCCCTGACCGTGGGCGCGGTGGTCATGTTCTGGATCAGCGAAATCATCGAACGCGGACCGGCCATCGGCCGCCCGGGCGTGAGCCGCGTGTTCCTGGCCGTGTTCAGCATCCTGCTCTGTCTGGCCGCCGTGGTGGCCCTGAACCTGCCCAGGCTCAATCTGGCCCCGGGCAGCGGCCCCGCGCTCACGGCCTCGCGCGCGCCCGCCCAGCCCGCTCCCGCCGCCGCGCCCCAGGGCCAGGCGCAAAACGGGCAGGCCGCCTCGCCCGAGGCCCAGCTGCTGGCGGCCATGGCCTCCGGTAAGGACCACATCGAACCAGAGGAGCTGGCCCGCCGCCTCATGGCCGGCGAGCAGGGGCTCACCCTGGTGGACATCCGCTCCAAGGCCGAGTTCGACGCCTTCCACCTCAAGGGCGCGGTGAACATCCCCGTGCAGCAGCTGCCCGAGGAGCTGGCCTCCAAGCGCGGCCACGGGATCATCGTGCTCTACTCCAACGGCATGACCCACCCGGCCCAGGCCCGCGACGCCCTGGCCCGCCTGGGCTTCGGCAACGTCTATCTGCTCACCGACGGTCTGCGCGGCTTCTTCGAGCGCGTGCTCAAGCCCGCCTCCCTGCGCGACGGCCCGGTGAGCGCCGAGCAGGCCAAGGCCATCACAGCGGCCCGGAGCTTCTTCCTGCCCGCCGAAATCGCCGCCCCCTCCGGCGCGGCGGCCGCAGGCGTGCTTCAGGCGCCCGCGGTCCTGCCCGCCCTGGTGGAGCCCGCCTGGCTGGCGGCCAACCTGGGCAAGCCCGGGCTGAAGGTCATCGACCTGCGGCCCCAGCCCCAGTACAACGGCGGCCACATCCCCGGCAGCTTCGCCCTCAACGTGGAGAGCCTGCGCGGCAACCTGGCCGGGCTGCCCTCCATGCTGCTGCCCGCGCCCATGCTGGCCCAGCACTTCGCGCAGATGGGCATCGGAGCGCGCGACCTGGTGGTGATCGTCACGGGCGAAGCCCCCATCGACGCCACCCTGGTGGCAGTGGCCCTGGAGCGCCTGGGCCACAAACGCTACGCCATCCTGCAGGGCGGGATGAAGGCCTGGAGCGCCGCGAACCTGCCGAAGGACACCCAGCTCCCCACCGCCACCGCCACCGCCATACGCCCCCACGCCCCCGAGGGACCGGACGGCTTCACCGTCACCGGGCGCGAGGTGCAGGCCGCCATGGCCGGAGGCAAGACCATCATCCTGGACGTGCGCCCGGCCGACTACTTCGCCGGGACCAAGAGCGACGAGGCCCGGCCCGGGCACATCCCCGGCGCCGTCAACCGCCCCTTCACCGAGGACCAGGCCAAGTCGGGCGAGGCAACTGTGATCAAGCCTCGCGAGGAGCTGGAAAAGGCCTACGCGGCCATCATCCCCTCCAAGGACCAGGCCGTGATCGTGCACTGCCGCACCGGGCACCAGGCCTCCCAGACCTGGTGGGTGCTCACGCGCCTGCTGGGCTACACCAACGTGAAGTACTACGACGCGGGCTGGACCGAGTGGTCCGCCCGGCCCGAGTGGCCCGCCGTGACCTCGCCCAAGCCCCAGGCTCCTAGCCAGGCGCAAGGCCAGCAGCAGGGCCAGCAGCAGGGCCAGGAGCAGCAGGCTCCGGCCCAGGGCCAGGCCCAGCCCCAGAGCCAGGAGAAAAAGCCGTGA
- a CDS encoding enoyl-CoA hydratase-related protein: MKTHANLTTDNELFTSTLENGVLVIRKKRHMLHVAKDIASVFSFYEYLESMLASRAFKALVVFGHPGEAGQLAHGRFLCKALSASREKAMDMLINVVNKFMLTLSALNSVTVYAGRGTMSLFNLNLGLAYDYRLAADDTVIENPNAALGIVTKGSGYFMPRLLGVRKATEVLQWKSFSAEEALQLGLIDRIVPAARLEQETIEFVAQNLAGSPSNLLAIRKLLKCDLQELERSLQLEDHLIKERLESPDFRQTFAEHCRKTYGCDMEALLASE; encoded by the coding sequence ATGAAGACCCATGCGAACCTCACCACCGACAACGAGCTGTTCACATCCACCCTGGAAAACGGCGTGCTGGTCATCAGGAAGAAGCGGCACATGCTGCACGTGGCCAAGGACATCGCCAGCGTCTTCTCGTTCTACGAATATCTCGAATCCATGCTGGCCAGCCGGGCCTTCAAGGCCCTGGTGGTCTTCGGCCACCCTGGCGAGGCGGGCCAGCTCGCGCACGGCAGGTTCCTGTGCAAGGCGCTCTCGGCCTCGCGGGAGAAGGCCATGGACATGCTCATCAACGTGGTCAACAAATTCATGCTGACCCTCTCGGCCCTCAACAGCGTCACCGTGTACGCCGGGCGCGGCACCATGTCGCTCTTCAACCTGAACCTGGGCCTGGCCTACGACTACCGCCTGGCGGCCGACGACACGGTGATAGAGAACCCCAACGCGGCCCTGGGCATAGTGACCAAGGGCAGCGGCTACTTCATGCCGAGGCTGCTCGGGGTGCGCAAGGCCACCGAGGTGCTGCAGTGGAAGAGCTTCTCCGCCGAGGAGGCCCTGCAGCTCGGGCTCATCGACCGCATCGTGCCGGCGGCCCGTCTGGAGCAGGAAACCATTGAGTTCGTGGCCCAGAACCTGGCGGGCTCGCCCTCCAACCTGCTGGCCATCCGCAAGCTGCTCAAGTGCGACCTGCAGGAGCTGGAGCGCTCCCTCCAGCTGGAGGACCACCTCATCAAGGAGCGCCTGGAGTCGCCCGATTTCAGGCAGACCTTCGCCGAGCACTGCCGCAAAACCTACGGCTGCGACATGGAGGCCCTGCTGGCTTCGGAATGA
- a CDS encoding response regulator — MPQILIADDSMFQRFVLTKLVKDMGCEPLEASNGQECLDIGLAADPDLIVLDLNMPVRSGLEVLEELRKAGRKAPTLVVTADIQSTTRQRCEELGAARLLNKPVEEADFREAVLQLLGTR, encoded by the coding sequence ATGCCGCAGATCCTCATCGCTGACGACTCCATGTTTCAACGCTTCGTGCTCACCAAGCTCGTGAAGGACATGGGGTGCGAACCCCTCGAAGCCTCCAACGGGCAGGAGTGCCTGGACATCGGCCTGGCCGCCGATCCTGACCTCATCGTCCTGGACCTGAACATGCCCGTGCGCAGCGGGCTGGAGGTTCTTGAAGAGCTCCGCAAGGCCGGGCGGAAGGCGCCGACCCTGGTGGTCACGGCGGACATCCAGTCCACCACGCGCCAGCGCTGCGAGGAGCTGGGAGCGGCCCGGCTCCTGAACAAGCCCGTGGAGGAAGCCGACTTCCGCGAAGCCGTCCTCCAGCTGCTCGGAACGCGTTGA
- a CDS encoding chemotaxis protein CheA, producing MDESALFEIFRLSSLQQLAQAETALLDLESSPSSPAGSALEVLFRAVHTVKGDAGSLKLTGLSQLCHSVENALSGLRGEGRTLSPGAVTSLLVVLDALKQAVESGQDAPMTSLRGGLFAGLLEDVAAHARSGQPAARAACAGPAPQEEPQPQERGAGDFTVQAEQLDQMIGHANEIMLLQSRLAALAQRDGLHEYAALADELAGRNAAMGRSVLAMRMMPFSRVVPKYRRIVRDVSVRTGKSAELRVSGELTELDKTVVEKLNVPLVHLLRNAVGHGLETPEQRALAGKPPTGVVSLDARQEGGEIVIAVSDDGAGIDPQAVLKRARGMGLAPQGHDPTPHEALELVFLPGLTTSEAVDDISGRGVGLDAVRAALAALGGSVAVESEPGRGTCFTLRLPVALTLMECLRLSVADQQYFLPLECVLHCQEGSGMEPGTAAHLGNFSLFGRKCPCLALDVYFGLRERSQSLTMVAARLGGAVFGICVDGVPGLAQVMVKQLDRPLTAGGCFLGAALNDEGGMSLIVDPRHVLRLLHPER from the coding sequence ATGGACGAATCAGCTCTGTTTGAAATCTTCAGGCTGAGCAGCCTGCAGCAGCTCGCCCAGGCTGAAACGGCCCTGCTCGACCTCGAATCGAGCCCGTCTTCCCCCGCAGGGTCCGCCCTGGAGGTCCTGTTCAGGGCAGTTCACACCGTCAAGGGCGACGCGGGTTCGCTCAAGCTCACCGGTCTCTCCCAGCTCTGCCACAGCGTCGAAAACGCGCTCTCCGGCCTGCGCGGCGAGGGGCGGACCCTCTCGCCCGGGGCCGTCACCAGCCTGTTGGTTGTGCTGGACGCCCTCAAGCAGGCCGTGGAGAGCGGGCAGGATGCTCCGATGACCTCCCTGCGGGGGGGGCTGTTCGCCGGGCTGCTGGAGGACGTGGCCGCCCACGCCCGGTCGGGGCAGCCCGCAGCCAGGGCCGCATGCGCCGGGCCCGCGCCCCAGGAGGAGCCTCAGCCCCAGGAGCGCGGCGCCGGTGACTTCACCGTGCAGGCCGAGCAGTTGGACCAGATGATCGGCCACGCCAACGAGATCATGCTGCTCCAGTCCCGCCTGGCCGCCCTGGCCCAGCGCGACGGCCTGCACGAGTACGCCGCCCTGGCCGACGAGCTGGCCGGCCGGAACGCGGCCATGGGCCGGAGCGTGCTGGCCATGCGCATGATGCCTTTCTCCCGCGTGGTGCCCAAGTACCGGCGCATCGTGCGCGACGTGAGCGTGCGCACGGGCAAGAGCGCGGAGCTGCGCGTGTCCGGCGAGCTGACCGAGCTGGACAAGACCGTGGTGGAGAAGCTTAACGTGCCCCTGGTGCACCTGCTGCGCAACGCCGTGGGGCACGGGCTGGAGACCCCGGAGCAGCGCGCCCTGGCGGGCAAGCCGCCCACCGGAGTGGTGTCTCTGGACGCACGGCAGGAAGGCGGGGAGATCGTCATCGCCGTCAGCGACGACGGCGCTGGCATCGACCCGCAGGCCGTGCTCAAGCGCGCGAGGGGCATGGGGCTGGCGCCACAAGGCCATGATCCGACGCCCCATGAGGCGCTGGAGCTGGTGTTTCTTCCGGGGCTCACGACCAGCGAGGCGGTGGACGACATCTCCGGCCGCGGCGTGGGCCTGGACGCGGTGCGCGCCGCACTGGCCGCCCTGGGCGGCTCCGTGGCGGTGGAAAGCGAACCGGGACGGGGCACATGCTTCACCCTGCGCCTGCCCGTGGCCCTCACCCTCATGGAGTGCCTGCGGCTGAGCGTGGCGGACCAGCAGTACTTCCTGCCCCTGGAGTGCGTGCTGCACTGCCAGGAAGGCTCCGGCATGGAGCCGGGAACCGCGGCTCACCTGGGCAACTTCAGCCTGTTCGGGCGCAAATGCCCCTGTCTGGCCCTGGACGTGTACTTCGGCCTGCGGGAGCGCAGCCAGTCGCTCACGATGGTGGCGGCCCGGCTGGGAGGGGCCGTGTTCGGGATCTGCGTGGACGGGGTGCCGGGGCTCGCCCAGGTGATGGTCAAGCAGCTGGACCGGCCCCTGACGGCGGGCGGCTGTTTTCTCGGGGCCGCGCTCAACGACGAGGGCGGCATGTCGCTCATCGTGGATCCGCGCCACGTCCTGCGCCTGCTGCATCCGGAGCGCTGA
- a CDS encoding PLP-dependent aminotransferase family protein, translated as MRFSARMAGVRRSYIREILKVTQNPEIISFAGGLPSPDHFPAKAFARAATEVLEDSGPQALQYSITEGYPQLREFISERYKSKWSMDVPVDNILITTGSQQGLDLMAKVMLDVGDDVLIERPGYLGAIQAFSLYGANFLTASLGPHGIDLVELAEQLRARPKIFYAVPSFQNPSGATYDAHTRREVARLMENSDTILVEDNPYGELRFKGEDVPPIRAFLDGERMALMGSFSKIASPGMRIGWIATGNELMHKLVTAKQASDLHTSIFAQRVLHRFLETNDLDAHIATIRTAYGERRDVMVSVMRREFPEEVRFTEPEGGMFLWGELPKDVDSEEVFNKAIANKVAFVPGRPFYVDGTDNAFRLNFSNSTPERIEEGITRMGRCLKEVLAKSSKGKAAPANGAALDI; from the coding sequence GTGCGGTTCAGCGCCAGAATGGCCGGCGTTCGCCGGTCCTACATCCGAGAGATCCTCAAGGTCACACAGAACCCCGAAATCATCTCCTTCGCGGGCGGCCTGCCCAGCCCCGACCACTTCCCGGCAAAGGCCTTCGCCCGCGCCGCCACCGAAGTATTGGAGGACAGCGGCCCCCAGGCCCTGCAGTACTCCATCACCGAGGGCTACCCCCAGCTGCGGGAGTTCATTTCGGAGCGCTACAAGAGCAAGTGGTCCATGGACGTACCGGTGGACAACATCCTGATCACCACCGGCTCCCAGCAGGGGCTGGACCTGATGGCCAAGGTGATGCTCGACGTGGGCGACGACGTCCTCATCGAACGTCCGGGCTACCTGGGGGCCATCCAGGCCTTCTCGCTCTACGGGGCCAACTTCCTCACGGCCTCGCTCGGGCCCCACGGCATCGACCTGGTGGAGCTTGCCGAGCAGCTGCGCGCCCGGCCCAAGATCTTCTACGCGGTGCCCAGCTTCCAGAACCCCTCCGGGGCCACCTACGACGCCCACACCCGCCGCGAGGTCGCCCGCCTGATGGAGAACAGCGACACCATCCTCGTGGAGGACAACCCCTACGGCGAGCTGCGCTTCAAGGGCGAGGACGTCCCCCCCATCCGGGCCTTCCTGGACGGCGAGCGCATGGCCCTGATGGGCTCCTTCTCCAAGATCGCCAGCCCCGGCATGCGCATCGGCTGGATCGCCACGGGCAACGAGCTGATGCACAAGCTGGTCACGGCCAAGCAGGCCTCGGACCTGCACACCTCCATCTTCGCCCAGCGCGTGCTGCACCGCTTCCTGGAGACCAACGACCTCGACGCCCACATCGCCACGATCCGCACGGCCTACGGCGAACGCCGCGACGTGATGGTTTCGGTCATGAGGCGCGAATTCCCCGAGGAGGTCCGCTTCACGGAGCCCGAAGGCGGCATGTTCCTCTGGGGCGAGCTGCCCAAGGACGTGGACTCCGAGGAGGTGTTCAACAAGGCCATCGCCAACAAGGTGGCCTTCGTGCCCGGCCGCCCCTTCTACGTGGACGGCACGGACAACGCCTTCCGGCTCAACTTCTCCAACTCCAC
- a CDS encoding MTH1187 family thiamine-binding protein — protein sequence MSVIAELSIFPMGQAGSLSPAVAKAVAVIRDSGLPYQLGPMGTCIEGEFEEVMDVVNRCFEALRQGGHERIYLTIKADWRKGRQGGLASKTEAVATHLRSDT from the coding sequence GTGAGCGTCATCGCCGAGCTCTCGATCTTCCCAATGGGCCAGGCCGGGAGCCTCTCCCCGGCCGTGGCCAAGGCCGTGGCCGTCATTCGGGACTCCGGGCTGCCGTACCAGCTCGGCCCCATGGGCACGTGCATCGAGGGGGAGTTCGAGGAGGTCATGGACGTGGTCAACCGCTGCTTCGAGGCCCTCAGGCAGGGCGGGCACGAAAGGATTTATTTGACGATCAAGGCCGATTGGCGCAAAGGCCGCCAAGGCGGCCTCGCCTCCAAGACCGAGGCCGTCGCAACCCACTTGCGGAGCGACACATGA